Genomic segment of Bifidobacterium lemurum:
AACAGCAGGATGCCGTCCACCATGCCGCTGGACACCACACGGGTCAGTTCCTGGTCGCCATACTCGTGCATCAGCAGCAGGATGTCGTAGCCGTAGCGCTTGGCCCGCGTGGCCAGCGCGAAAAAGAACAGAGCATAGTTCGAATAATCGGTGTAGTCGTGGATCGGCGAGCTCAACGCCAACACCTTGGTCGGCTCACCGCGCAGAGTGCGCGCGTTCAGCGACGGCGTATACCCCAACTCACGCGCCGCCTGCATCACACGCTCCTTGGTTGCGGCCTTGATGGACCGCTTGCCGCTCATCACATACGACACCGTGCTGATGGACACGCCCGCGCGCGCCGCCACGTCTTTGATTCCAGCCATATCCATCGCCTCCCAACCTCGCTGGACCTTCGTCTATCGAAACGTTTCTCTAATCGTAAACATCCGTCAAGACCTGCATGTCCCGATGGTTCAACACGCCGACGAGCTGTTTCCGGCTCCGGTTTGGTTACACTTGCAAGTGGAACTTGTTTTCACTTGCAAGTGTAACCAAACCGGAGCCGGCCGCGGCGTAGCCGACTCCATAAAAAGAAAGGGGAACGGCTATGGAACTTCTATCCAAAGATCGAGAACTCACCGTTCTCGTTGATTCAGATACTCAATGCAACGTCGCATCCGTCGTGAACGACGTGCAGGACATGCGTGCGCAAATAGCTTTGGTGGCCAACGGACATCGCGTGGAGCTCCCTAAAGACGTTTCCAATATCGTCATGAACGTGTTGGAAAGCCTGGCGAAAGGGTCTCGCGTGGTGATTTCCACCACTCCGCAAGAGCTTCGCACCACTGCGGCTGCTGAAATGCTTGGAATCTCCCGCCCCACTTTATTAAAGCTGGTGCAAGATGGGCGCATCCCAGCTTACAAAGTCGGATCCCATCATCGTTTCGCCCTTAATGACATACTCGAATTCCGCACTCAACAACAGCGCTCCAAACGTGAGGCTTTCCTGCGCATGCGTGATGAATTCGAGGATTTAGGACTGGAGTAGGAGTACTCTTTTCCTAGTCACTAAAATGCGAAAGGAGCCAGGGTGCGGGTCTTTGTGGATGCCAACATCTTGTATTCCAAGACGATTCGCGACTGGCTCTTCGCTTTCAGCACATGCGATATTAAACCCTTCGACCTCTATTCCAGCGAA
This window contains:
- a CDS encoding helix-turn-helix domain-containing protein; the encoded protein is MELLSKDRELTVLVDSDTQCNVASVVNDVQDMRAQIALVANGHRVELPKDVSNIVMNVLESLAKGSRVVISTTPQELRTTAAAEMLGISRPTLLKLVQDGRIPAYKVGSHHRFALNDILEFRTQQQRSKREAFLRMRDEFEDLGLE